From Solibaculum mannosilyticum:
GGACGATTGCTACCATCTCCTTGAATCGGCGGCGTTTGAACGCCAAAAGCCCATCAAAAAAGGAGAGGGAGGCCCTCTTAAAGACCGGGCTGGAGCGGTAAAAAAGGAAATCTCGTCGATTCTTTCCCGCCTACAGGGCATCTTCTCCATGTCGGAACAGGAGTTTTGGGAGGATTTACAAGCTCTATCCCCGCTGGTGGACTCCCTTATGGGAGCGGTGTCTTTTTACAGCGATACCCTGGATTCCCTCAAGGCCGACCGCAAGCTTCTGGATTTTGGAGACCTGGAGCATTTGGCTTTGCGGGTATTGGTGCGCCCCGACGCCGATGGATATCGTCAAACGCAGGAAGCGGCCGAGCTGTCCTTCCGCTTTGACGAGGTGCTGGTAGACGAGTACCAGGACACCAACGAAGCCCAGGATATGATCTTTCGTGCGGTATCCCAAGGGGAATCCAATCTCTTTATGGTGGGAGACGTCAAGCAGAGCATTTACCGTTTCCGTCAGGCCATGCCGGAGATTTTCCTGCGGCGGCGGGATGCCTTCCCCCCTTTGAAAGAGGGACATTTTCCCGCACGCATTACATTGGACCGCAATTTTAGAAGCCGTAAAGGCGTCACCGACGGCGTCAATTTTGTCTTTTCTCAGCTGATGTCCCGGGAGCTGGGAGAACTGGATTATACCAAAGAGGAATCCCTTGTGTGCAGGGCAACCTATCCCTTTGATACCGACGACGTCACGGAGATGGCTATCATCTCCTACGACAGCGCTGAGGATTCCAGGGATCAGGCCGAAGCCCGATGGATTGCTTCCCGTATCCGTCGAATGGTGGATGAAAAGGTGCTGATCTCCGGACCGGAGGGACCGAGGCCGGCATCTTATCGGGACTTCTGCATCCTGCTGCGCAGCAAAGAAGCCCGGGCCCCTCTTTATGTAGAACAGTTAAAGCTTCAAGGCATCCCAGCTCATGCCGACGTATCGGGCGGCTTTTTTGAAACCAAGGAGATTGCCGCCATCCTTTCCCTGCTCCGCGTCATCGACAATCCGCTCCAGGATGTCCCTCTTTTGGCGGCGCTCATGTCACCTATCTTCGGCTTTACTCCCGATGATTTAGCCGATATCCGCCTCTCCGACAAAAGATGTCCCCTTTACACCGCTCTTGTGCAGTGTGGGGAGGATCATCCCAAATGCCGCCGTTTTTTGGACATCGTGGCTTCTCTGCGCACCTTGGCCGCCACTTTGCCGGCCGATCAACTGCTCATCCGCGTCTACGAACAGCTCTCTTATCCGGCTTTGGTACAAGCCATGCCGGGGGGGGAGATTCGCCGTCTCAATCTCAACCTCCTCCTGGACTACGCCCGTCGTTTCGAGCAAAATGGGCACAGGGGACTTAGTGATTTTATCCGATTCCTGGACCGTCTAGAGGAATCCGGCAGCGATCTCTCCCCTGCCAGCGCCCTCCCCCCCTCTGCCGATGTGGTACATATCTTGAGCATCCACGGTTCCAAGGGATTGGAATTCCCCGTCTGTATTGTGGCGGGATGCAGCGTATCCTTTAACCGCAGCGATGTCAGCGGAGCTTTCCTTCTCCATCCTGAGCTGGGCGTGGGATGCAAACGCCGCATGCCGGACGGGCGTCAGTTTACCACCTTGCCGCGGGAAGCGGTAGCCCTCGAGATCGAGCGTGGATTTTTATCGGAGGAGATGCGGGTTTTGTATGTGGCTATGACCCGTGCCAGGGAAAAGCTGATCCTCACCATGGCTTTAGAGGATCCGGAGGCCAGCGTATCGGCCCTGGCATCCAGCTTGCCGGAGACTGGCCCCATCCCGCCTTTTGTTCTTCGGAGATGCAAGGGGTATTCCGACTGGCTGATGTTGTGCGCTTTACGGCATCCTGATGGTCAAATCCTGCGGGATTTGGCCAATCGTCCCGGCCTTTCATCTGTGCCGGCAGAAGGCTCTTTGCTGGTGTCGCTGGAAGAGGCCCCTTCCATTTCTTCCCCAGCCGAGGATGAGTCGCTCCCAGCTGCCCCTGATTCGGAATTTACCCGTCTGATTCATGACCGGTTTGGCTGGAAGTATCCCTATGAACAACTAAGTCACATTCCCTCTAAACTGGCGGCTTCAGAGCTTCTCGCCCATCGCATCCGTCCAGAGGATGTGGCATCCTCCATCCCCGCCTTTGCCGAGGGACGTCCCTTGACCGCCGCCCAACGCGGCACGGTTCTTCACACCTTTCTACAGCTATCCGACTGGAAAAACGCCTCGTTGCATCCCGAGGAGGAGGTTGGACGTCTGGTGACTTCCGGACATCTCTCTCAAAAAGAGGCCGACTGCATTGATCTAGGCAAAGTCAAGCAGTTTTTTGAAAGCCCTCTCTATCGCCGCATCGTCCACGCCGATCGGGTGCATCGGGAGCTTCAGTTTCATGTTTTCCTTCCCCCATCTTATTTGGATCCTGACGTCTCGGACAGCAGTGATGAAAACGTCGTGCTCCAAGGCGTGGCCGATCTTGTGCTGGAGGAAAAGGATGGGCTGGTCCTGGTGGACTATAAAACCGATCATGTGTGGGATCCCGAGATTCTAAGACAGCGGTATACCATGCAGCTACGCCGTTACGCCTACGCCATGGAACAGGTTCTGGACAAGCCTGTCAAACAGCTCCTGCTTTACTCCTTCTCCCTGGGGCAGACCGTGGAAATCTTCAAACAATAGGCCAATATACAGCAAAAAGGACCGGGAATTAAAATATCCCGGTCCTTTTTGCTTTTCTCCTATAAAACGGCCCTGGACAGCTTATCCAGGGCCGAGAATCCTTTTCCTGTTGTGATTAATCCAAAAAGTCCTTGAGCTTTTTACTGCGGCTAGGATGACGTAGCTTACGCAGGGCCTTGGCCTCAATCTGACGGATGCGTTCACGGGTGACATTAAACTCCCGTCCCACTTCCTCCAAGGTGCGGGACCGGCCATCCTCTAAGCCGAACCGCAGACGCAGCACCTTCTCTTCGCGAGGTGTCAGAGTGCTGAGCACGGTGGAGAGCTGTTCTTTGAGCAGGGTATGGGATGCGGCTTCCGCCGGAGCGGGAGCATCGTCGTCCGGGATAAAGTCGCCCAAATGACTATCCTCTTCCTCGCCGATGGGGGTCTCCAAAGAAACCGGTTCCTGCGCCACACGCATAATTTCACGCACCTTGGTAACCGGCATATCCAGCTCTACCGCGATCTCTTCGGCTGTCGGCTCATGTCCGCTCTTATGCAGCAGGGAACTGCTGGCCTTTTTTACCTTATTGATGGTCTCCACCATATGCACCGGGATACGGATAGTACGGGCCTGGTCGGCAATGGCTCGGGTGATGGCCTGACGGATCCACCAGGTGGCGTAGGTGGAAAATTTAAAGCCTTTGGTATAATCAAACTTTTCCACCGCCTTGATGAGGCCCAAATTTCCCTCCTGGATCAGATCCAAAAACTGCATTCCCCGTCCCACATATCGCTTGGCGATGCTGACCACCAGACGCAAGTTTGCCTCTGACAAACGCTTGCGCGCAGCCGGATCTCCAGCCTGGATCCGCATAGCCAGCTCCACCTCTTCCTCCGGCGTCAGCAGCGGTACACGGCCGATTTCCTTGAGGTACACTTTGACCGGATCGTCAATGGCGATACCTTCCGTGCTCAATACGCTTTCCAAATCCTCGTCGTTTCCACCAGATTCGGATGCCAAAGCCACATCGGCCGCCGGATCACTGAAGTCATCTACAATCTCAATGTTCTGACTCTCTAGATTATCGTAGAGCTTTTCCATTTGCTCTGTATCAAAATCCAGCTCCTCTAAAGCGTCCAGAATCTCCTGCATGGTCAGCTTTCCCTTTACTTTTCCCTGATCCACCAGCTCTTTGAGGGCATTTTTCTTATTCTCAGTAGCGGCCATTGGTTAACATCCTTTCTTTTTCAGCGACGCGATATATGCAGCACATTCTTCCGGGCTCATGGAAGAAATGTCCTTTATTCGATTTTTCTCGTATTCCTGCAATATA
This genomic window contains:
- the rpoD gene encoding RNA polymerase sigma factor RpoD produces the protein MAATENKKNALKELVDQGKVKGKLTMQEILDALEELDFDTEQMEKLYDNLESQNIEIVDDFSDPAADVALASESGGNDEDLESVLSTEGIAIDDPVKVYLKEIGRVPLLTPEEEVELAMRIQAGDPAARKRLSEANLRLVVSIAKRYVGRGMQFLDLIQEGNLGLIKAVEKFDYTKGFKFSTYATWWIRQAITRAIADQARTIRIPVHMVETINKVKKASSSLLHKSGHEPTAEEIAVELDMPVTKVREIMRVAQEPVSLETPIGEEEDSHLGDFIPDDDAPAPAEAASHTLLKEQLSTVLSTLTPREEKVLRLRFGLEDGRSRTLEEVGREFNVTRERIRQIEAKALRKLRHPSRSKKLKDFLD
- the addA gene encoding helicase-exonuclease AddAB subunit AddA, producing the protein MSSAKWTSDQNDAIVTRGGSLLVSAAAGSGKTAVLVQRVIERITDPQHPCDIDRLLVVTFTRAAAAEMRGRVAARLTELLSQNPHDSNLHRQKMLLGNAHICTVHSFCVDLVRENFHLLHIAPDFKLASDAQMVLLREQAAEQTIEHFYALEHSPFPDLADLLGARRNDAPLVRVMDRLYEFVRSHPFPEQWMQKKADDYRTSLPVCETKWGAAAFAYAQSAVEYCRGILKSCHASLGVDPVVDAAFSPSFCAMEDTLAQLAACLNKQRWDDCYHLLESAAFERQKPIKKGEGGPLKDRAGAVKKEISSILSRLQGIFSMSEQEFWEDLQALSPLVDSLMGAVSFYSDTLDSLKADRKLLDFGDLEHLALRVLVRPDADGYRQTQEAAELSFRFDEVLVDEYQDTNEAQDMIFRAVSQGESNLFMVGDVKQSIYRFRQAMPEIFLRRRDAFPPLKEGHFPARITLDRNFRSRKGVTDGVNFVFSQLMSRELGELDYTKEESLVCRATYPFDTDDVTEMAIISYDSAEDSRDQAEARWIASRIRRMVDEKVLISGPEGPRPASYRDFCILLRSKEARAPLYVEQLKLQGIPAHADVSGGFFETKEIAAILSLLRVIDNPLQDVPLLAALMSPIFGFTPDDLADIRLSDKRCPLYTALVQCGEDHPKCRRFLDIVASLRTLAATLPADQLLIRVYEQLSYPALVQAMPGGEIRRLNLNLLLDYARRFEQNGHRGLSDFIRFLDRLEESGSDLSPASALPPSADVVHILSIHGSKGLEFPVCIVAGCSVSFNRSDVSGAFLLHPELGVGCKRRMPDGRQFTTLPREAVALEIERGFLSEEMRVLYVAMTRAREKLILTMALEDPEASVSALASSLPETGPIPPFVLRRCKGYSDWLMLCALRHPDGQILRDLANRPGLSSVPAEGSLLVSLEEAPSISSPAEDESLPAAPDSEFTRLIHDRFGWKYPYEQLSHIPSKLAASELLAHRIRPEDVASSIPAFAEGRPLTAAQRGTVLHTFLQLSDWKNASLHPEEEVGRLVTSGHLSQKEADCIDLGKVKQFFESPLYRRIVHADRVHRELQFHVFLPPSYLDPDVSDSSDENVVLQGVADLVLEEKDGLVLVDYKTDHVWDPEILRQRYTMQLRRYAYAMEQVLDKPVKQLLLYSFSLGQTVEIFKQ